One region of Budorcas taxicolor isolate Tak-1 chromosome 3, Takin1.1, whole genome shotgun sequence genomic DNA includes:
- the DIRAS3 gene encoding GTP-binding protein Di-Ras3: protein MGNSCFGLKERLMKRLRPLPTVIVIRTCLPQRRSRDFRVVVLGSAGVGKSALVQRWVRGNFREAYLPTIEDTYRQALGCSHKAGALHITDTTGGRRYRGLQRLAIARGHAFILVYSITRKQTLEELKPLYELIRQLKGNNPQKCPVILVGNKCDESRREVSEKEGAAYACEWNCAFLETSAKMNINVQELFQLLINFEKKPAAAAAAPASAQPPQKKSQIPKTAEKLLGKCIVM, encoded by the coding sequence ATGGGCAACTCCTGCTTCGGCCTCAAGGAACGCCTGATGAAGCGGCTGCGGCCTCTGCCGACTGTGATCGTCATCCGCACCTGCCTGCCCCAGAGAAGGAGCAGAGATTTCCGCGTGGTGGTGCTCGGCTCGGCCGGCGTGGGCAAGAGCGCGCTGGTGCAAAGGTGGGTGCGCGGCAACTTCCGTGAGGCGTACCTGCCGACCATCGAAGATACCTACCGCCAGGCGCTAGGCTGCAGCCACAAGGCGGGTGCGCTGCACATCACCGACACCACCGGTGGCCGCCGCTACCGGGGCCTGCAGCGCCTTGCCATTGCCAGGGGTCACGCCTTCATCCTGGTTTATTCTATCACCAGGAAGCAAACCCTGGAGGAGCTGAAACCTCTCTATGAGCTGATCCGTCAACTCAAAGGTAACAACCCGCAAAAGTGCCCCGTCATCCTGGTGGGCAACAAGTGCGATGAGAGCCGTCGGGAGGTGAGTGAGAAGGAAGGCGCTGCCTATGCGTGCGAGTGGAATTGCGCCTTCTTGGAGACCTCGGCCAAGATGAATATCAACGTCCAGGAGCTGTTCCAGTTGCTGATAAATTTCGAGAAGaagcccgccgccgccgccgcagccccCGCCAGCGCCCAGCCTCCGCAGAAGAAATCCCAGATCCCCAAGACCGCCGAGAAGCTGCTGGGCAAGTGCATCGTCATGTGA